One stretch of Siphonobacter curvatus DNA includes these proteins:
- a CDS encoding response regulator, with translation MATKPLFLIVDDDADDRDLLNLAYQEGSYQCDLVFAEDGREALKLLEQSPVRPSVMLVDINMPGMNGLELLQKLKSSARWKGMPVVMLTTSNNPRLIHDAYSMGANSYLVKPDNYHTLSSLWDALYGFWTNTAKLPTYAVSQGVS, from the coding sequence ATGGCTACAAAACCGCTTTTTTTAATCGTCGATGATGACGCTGACGATCGCGATTTATTGAATTTGGCGTATCAGGAAGGATCTTATCAATGTGATCTGGTTTTTGCTGAAGACGGGCGTGAAGCACTTAAATTACTTGAACAATCACCCGTACGGCCTTCCGTCATGTTAGTTGATATTAATATGCCGGGTATGAATGGATTGGAACTGCTTCAGAAGCTTAAATCCTCGGCTCGCTGGAAAGGTATGCCCGTGGTAATGCTGACGACGTCCAACAATCCCCGGCTTATTCACGATGCCTATTCGATGGGTGCTAACTCGTATTTGGTAAAGCCCGACAACTACCATACGCTGTCTTCCCTCTGGGATGCCCTGTATGGCTTTTGGACGAATACGGCCAAATTGCCTACCTACGCGGTATCGCAAGGTGTGTCGTAA
- a CDS encoding DUF3037 domain-containing protein → MQEMHLFEYAVIRVMPRVEREEFLNVGVILYCPAQGFLQTKFSLIEERLRAFAGSVDQEELNERLLAFQKVCNGRKEGGVIGQLPVVSRFRWLTANRSTVVQTSPVHTGLCHDAQETLHRLHEQLVL, encoded by the coding sequence ATGCAAGAAATGCACTTATTTGAATACGCTGTCATCCGCGTTATGCCCCGGGTGGAACGGGAAGAATTTCTGAACGTAGGCGTCATTCTATATTGCCCTGCCCAGGGATTCCTGCAAACCAAATTCAGTTTGATTGAAGAGCGATTACGGGCTTTTGCGGGAAGTGTCGACCAGGAAGAATTAAACGAACGGCTTCTTGCCTTCCAGAAAGTATGCAATGGTCGGAAAGAAGGCGGCGTCATCGGGCAATTACCCGTAGTATCGCGTTTTCGTTGGCTGACGGCCAATCGTAGTACGGTGGTCCAAACCTCCCCGGTACATACGGGCCTATGCCACGACGCTCAGGAAACACTGCATCGCCTGCACGAACAGCTTGTGTTATGA
- a CDS encoding HipA family kinase: MTESPLRTVRVTRYVTPLREGGSLPAIVEADDGFLYVLKFRGAGQGVKALIAELIAGEIARTLGLRVPEIVFCELDPILSRTEPDEEIQDLLKFSAGLNLALHYLSGAITFDAVVNTVDARMASEIVWLDSLVMNVDRTARNTNMLIWHQELWLIDHGASLYFHHSWQNWEQQHQRPFPFIKDHVLLPSASELEAVNADFRTRLSSERIRAIVSLIPDDWLTGESPFTSPLEQRQAYIQFLEARLASSEFFVKEAQHARNALI; encoded by the coding sequence GTGACCGAATCTCCACTCCGAACCGTACGGGTTACCCGGTACGTTACGCCCCTGCGGGAAGGGGGTTCTTTGCCCGCTATCGTCGAAGCCGATGATGGTTTTTTGTATGTACTGAAATTTCGCGGGGCTGGCCAGGGCGTTAAGGCTCTGATTGCAGAACTGATTGCCGGAGAAATTGCCCGTACGCTGGGCTTACGGGTACCCGAGATTGTGTTTTGTGAACTCGATCCCATACTGAGCCGTACTGAACCCGACGAAGAAATACAGGACCTGCTTAAGTTTAGTGCGGGCCTCAATCTGGCCTTGCATTACCTCTCGGGAGCCATCACGTTCGACGCTGTAGTGAATACGGTTGATGCCCGTATGGCTTCCGAGATTGTTTGGCTCGATAGCCTGGTCATGAACGTAGATCGTACGGCTCGCAATACCAACATGCTCATCTGGCACCAGGAACTTTGGCTGATCGATCACGGAGCTTCGCTGTACTTCCATCATTCTTGGCAAAACTGGGAACAGCAACATCAACGGCCTTTCCCCTTCATTAAAGACCACGTCCTGTTGCCCTCGGCTTCGGAACTCGAAGCCGTTAACGCGGATTTCCGTACCCGACTTAGCTCTGAACGCATCCGGGCCATTGTTTCACTCATTCCCGACGACTGGCTTACGGGTGAATCTCCTTTTACATCACCCCTTGAGCAACGACAGGCCTACATCCAGTTTTTAGAAGCCCGGCTCGCTTCGTCAGAATTCTTTGTTAAAGAAGCACAACATGCAAGAAATGCACTTATTTGA
- a CDS encoding sterol desaturase family protein, translating to MTESLFGAPKIPLDNLSLIEKDAPNLILWAVPAMILFTAIEILITYFQEKPYYEKQETIGSVLVGLGSLAVGASLKFALLFAVVWLYNQLPWRMSLNWWTFIPCYVIFDLCSYWAHRISHEQRFWWATHVVHHSGERYNLSVSFRLSWIQNLKTIFFLPVALIGFHPIIFFTTNQVAVLFQFWVHTEYIRRMPRWVEYIFATPSNHRVHHGSQPKYIDKNYGATFIFWDRIFGTYQLEEEPPIYGITTNISNKANPLMINFHEVADIVRDVKGAKGLRKKLFYIFGSPIKVDEEKKRNAAERKISEVA from the coding sequence ATGACTGAATCATTATTTGGTGCACCCAAAATCCCGTTAGACAATCTTTCGCTGATTGAAAAAGACGCCCCAAACCTGATTTTGTGGGCGGTGCCGGCGATGATCCTTTTCACCGCTATCGAAATTCTCATTACGTATTTTCAGGAAAAGCCCTATTATGAAAAACAGGAAACCATTGGTTCCGTACTGGTGGGACTCGGTTCACTGGCGGTGGGAGCTTCCCTGAAATTTGCCCTGCTCTTTGCAGTGGTATGGCTGTACAATCAGTTACCCTGGCGAATGTCGCTCAACTGGTGGACGTTCATTCCCTGTTACGTTATTTTTGACCTCTGTAGTTACTGGGCTCACCGCATTTCGCACGAGCAGCGTTTCTGGTGGGCTACGCACGTGGTACACCATTCGGGCGAGCGGTACAACCTGAGCGTATCCTTTCGTCTGAGCTGGATTCAGAACCTGAAGACCATTTTCTTCTTACCCGTTGCCCTGATTGGTTTTCACCCGATCATCTTTTTTACTACCAATCAGGTAGCGGTACTGTTCCAGTTCTGGGTACATACCGAGTACATTCGCCGCATGCCCCGCTGGGTTGAGTACATTTTTGCAACGCCCTCCAACCACCGGGTCCACCACGGTTCGCAACCCAAGTACATCGATAAGAACTACGGAGCTACCTTTATATTCTGGGACCGGATTTTCGGAACGTATCAGCTAGAGGAAGAACCACCCATCTACGGCATCACCACGAATATTAGTAATAAAGCCAATCCCCTGATGATTAACTTTCACGAAGTGGCCGACATTGTTAGAGACGTCAAGGGGGCCAAAGGGCTGCGAAAGAAACTGTTTTACATCTTTGGTAGTCCGATTAAGGTAGACGAAGAGAAAAAACGCAATGCCGCCGAGCGAAAAATAAGTGAAGTGGCCTGA
- the pxpB gene encoding 5-oxoprolinase subunit PxpB, translating into MIPPVHCYVLSERALVIAWVQRIDPAIAASIRKLQKQLTNQPFEGMLELVPAYASLTVFYDPLRVRNQYATSNSQRWVEAYLWQHIEKEQDQVVTSASRHIEIPVQYGGVNGPDLPYVAQHCGLSEAEVIDWHSRAVYQVYLLGFVPGFAYLGGLNEKLATPRKHTPRQGVPAGSVGIAGAQTGIYPVPITGGWQIIGRTSLTLFDVRENPPARLQAGDTVTFVPIS; encoded by the coding sequence ATGATACCTCCTGTACACTGCTACGTACTATCGGAACGGGCCCTGGTCATTGCCTGGGTGCAGCGAATCGATCCAGCCATTGCCGCCTCGATACGAAAGCTTCAAAAGCAACTGACTAACCAACCCTTCGAAGGAATGCTGGAACTGGTGCCTGCGTACGCATCCCTCACTGTTTTCTACGATCCCTTGCGGGTACGGAACCAGTACGCCACCTCAAACAGCCAGCGTTGGGTGGAGGCTTACCTTTGGCAACACATCGAAAAGGAACAGGATCAGGTGGTTACTTCGGCAAGTCGGCACATCGAAATTCCCGTGCAGTATGGTGGTGTGAACGGGCCGGATTTGCCTTACGTTGCTCAACACTGTGGTCTGAGCGAAGCCGAAGTGATTGACTGGCATAGTCGGGCCGTGTACCAGGTTTATCTGCTGGGCTTTGTACCAGGCTTTGCTTATCTGGGTGGCCTGAACGAAAAACTGGCAACTCCCCGAAAGCATACGCCCCGCCAGGGTGTACCCGCCGGGTCGGTGGGGATTGCCGGTGCCCAGACGGGTATCTATCCCGTCCCGATTACGGGAGGCTGGCAAATCATTGGTCGTACCTCACTTACCCTTTTTGATGTACGGGAGAATCCCCCGGCCCGTTTGCAGGCGGGGGATACCGTTACTTTCGTCCCGATTTCGTAA
- a CDS encoding 5-oxoprolinase subunit C family protein codes for MIARVVKAGVLTTVQDLGRAGYRSQGVVVGGAMDGFAHRISNSLVGNSAEWATLEVTFGGLELYFEAESWIAITGHGVAVRIDGTEADCWRPLRIAAGSRLQLAYTGQGCRSYVAIRGGWQVPEVLGSYSTYLPAGWGGYEGRALRTGDVLTYGQNLPPLHPSLNWSLAPAALPAYQTHPTVRVIRGPEWGFFTPESQRAFSRQSHEVLPQSNRMGYRLEARMQKLRTTELLSTAVTAGTIQVLPDGNLVVLMNDAPTTGGYPRIAQVIEPDLSVMAQLVRGNQVQFSLLSPEQAEDKYVQYQEFTRNLEETLVQRLHPTTNVH; via the coding sequence ATGATCGCACGTGTTGTAAAAGCTGGCGTACTGACCACGGTACAGGACTTGGGCCGAGCTGGGTATCGATCCCAGGGGGTAGTCGTTGGAGGGGCCATGGACGGCTTTGCCCATCGCATCAGCAATTCGTTGGTGGGAAACTCCGCTGAATGGGCCACGCTGGAAGTGACCTTCGGCGGACTGGAGTTATACTTCGAAGCAGAGAGTTGGATTGCCATTACCGGGCACGGTGTCGCCGTACGGATCGATGGTACCGAGGCTGATTGTTGGCGGCCGTTGCGGATAGCGGCGGGTAGCCGCCTGCAACTCGCTTATACGGGTCAGGGCTGTCGAAGTTATGTTGCCATACGGGGTGGTTGGCAGGTACCCGAGGTGCTGGGAAGTTACAGTACCTATTTGCCCGCTGGCTGGGGTGGTTACGAGGGCAGGGCGTTAAGAACCGGCGATGTGCTGACTTACGGGCAAAACCTGCCACCGCTGCATCCCTCGTTAAACTGGTCGCTGGCACCAGCGGCTCTGCCTGCGTACCAGACACATCCTACGGTACGCGTGATTCGCGGGCCTGAATGGGGATTCTTTACGCCGGAAAGTCAGCGAGCGTTTAGCAGACAGTCGCATGAAGTATTGCCCCAGAGCAATCGGATGGGGTATCGACTGGAAGCCCGGATGCAAAAACTACGAACGACTGAATTGCTCTCTACGGCCGTAACGGCGGGAACGATACAGGTCTTACCCGATGGAAATTTAGTGGTCCTCATGAACGATGCTCCCACGACTGGGGGCTATCCCCGGATTGCTCAGGTCATCGAGCCGGATTTGAGCGTAATGGCCCAGCTGGTGCGTGGAAATCAGGTTCAATTCTCGTTATTAAGTCCGGAGCAGGCTGAAGATAAATATGTACAATACCAGGAATTTACCCGGAACCTGGAAGAAACGTTAGTTCAACGCTTACACCCTACTACTAATGTTCATTGA